In Nocardia sp. XZ_19_385, the sequence ATCAGACCTCCCCTACTCCCGGCATTCCCACAGTTACCTCGAAGCACCCTCACACAAACTGCCTGCTCAGCGCAACCACAGCCAGCAAGCGGCACGGCCTTGCGTCCGCCTGCGCTCCTTTAGGGGACTACCCCTAGTACCAGGGGTCTGAATGATCATTCTCGAGGATGAACATTCCCTGGGAGTTGGCTGGTAACAGCGTTTTTCGGGCTTTCGTCGGTCAGAGTTGAGATGTGCGACGGACATTCGGCAACACCGAACGCGCCGCCCCGCACAAACCGATCTGACAGGAAGGTTCCGTGGTGTTCTCTACATCGAATTCTCGCACGCTTACCCGAATCGCAATCGCGGGCGCATTCGCCACTGTCGCGCTGTCCGCCTTGGCAATTCCCGCCTCGGCCGAGCCCACAGCCCCGAACGCCACCGCCATCGGCCAGTACGACAACTGCGACCCCAATGACCCTTGCTGGGCCGACAGCCTGGACAACCCGGCAAACCCCCTCAGCCCGCTCAACCTCAACCACCCGGCGAACCCGATGAGCGCCCTGAGCCCCCTCAACCCTTCCAACCCCGCCAACCCGAACCACCCGTACCAACAGCCCACCATCTAGCCCAGCTCTGAAGCCGACCACCGCCGAACCCCTTTGTCGCAAAACAGGTTTGCTGCTAGCCTCGGGCCCGCTCAACCTATTGCACTTGGGGGTGGCGATGCCTGGCGCATCCGCAGGAAAACGCACACTGAAATCCCGACGGGTTTCCTACACATTGCCCGCCGCCGTTGCGGTCTCATTACTGTCCGCCGGATGCGGCAGCCCCGACCGCGCCGTCACCCAAACAGCGCCGACAACGGTTGCGACAACCAGCGCTGCCAGCACAGACGACCCCACCGACGTGGCGGTATGCGTCGATCCGACAACCTCGATCCGAGTCCCCGACGATCAATGCAACGAGGACACCTCCAAATACCGCCACTACTGGTACTCCCACACCCCAAACCTGCTGTACCCAGCAATCGGCGCAGCCATCATCATCGGCGCCGGCACCTTCATCCGGCCAACCACGGGTCGACTGAAGGAAACTGGAGTGCCAGCGGCTGGCGGCAAGATCGTGCGCGGCGGGTTCGGCAAGTCGAACAACACCAGCAGTGGCAGCGGTGGCTGAAACGCCTTCGGCTGCTTGAGAATTGCGTGCAGCAAGCAAAGCACTACACGCAGAACGCATGGTAGGAGTCCTCAGAAAAGGGAATGGGCTACTGGCCTCCGGAAGGAGACGAGGTAGCCCATTTAGCTCTTGTAGGCTAGCACAGCGTGACCATCGCCGAACGGCCCGATCAGCAAGGCGTTACCGCCCGGATTCTCGAGATTGCTTCTACCCGCGCGCCGTGGCATCGCAGATTGTGGCGCAGCGGGACCCTCCAAATCGCCCACGAACTGCTCGAGGACAGTGCCACGCCTGGCGTTGCGGCATCCGCGATCGCGGATTGCAGGAAGCATCTCGAGCATGCGTTGACCTCTGATGCCGGAATCGCCGACCGCGGCAGGGCAGTGAAATCGACGATCGATGCCATCAAACCTGGAATCACCACCGAGAGCCATGCGTGGATGAACCTGCGCGAGCATGTGGAACGGATGGAGGAGTCCTATCTCGCCACGTGGGCACGGGAGCTCGATAGAGCAAAGAAGATCGATGTAGAGGGCGCGGCGCGCCGTATCGCGGGGCATATCCTGGACTCCGGATACCACAAAAACAGCCTGTACAGCTGGCTGCATGCGGCCCACGATGACGCACGTGAGATCTCTTTCGCCGAATTCCTCGATGAGGCAAGCCAACGACTGCGTCGCCCGGATCGCTCGTACACTTTCTGCGTCCCGGTCACCACGAAACCGCGGTTCGTCATCAGCCAGGCCACGGCGCCCGGCTGGCTGACCGCCTCGGACACCGCGACATGGAAACTTACCTACGCCTCTGCGGCGCCGTCGATCAGACATCAGGGCGCATTTCTGCTCTCCGTCGCCGCCAAGGACATCAACTCGGCAGCTGAGCGGGCGCGATCCCAGATCGCAGACCTCGAAAACAAGCTCCATTTCGGTCGCCATCCGCTGCGGATCGCGTCCCAGATGTGGTCGCGGGAGAAAGGAGATGTGTTCCCGACACAATCCACGAACCGTATGCTCGATGTCCGTGCGTTCGAGAAACTCGATCGACTCCAAGACCTGACGATGCCCGAATACATCACCAGTGCGCTTGCGCTGGTGCATCCGGTGCGCACAGGCGCCGCCCACATCGCGGTCATGAGCGGATGGTCGGCCATCGAATCGCTACTGGTCGGCGCATCAGACGAACGCGACATCGTTGCTGCAGAACGCTTTTCACTGATCGTGGCCGCGAGCGTGCCGCGCGCCGAGCTAACTGCGCTGGCCTGGGAGTACACCCGCACGCACGATGACCCCTTGGCCATCGAGTTGCAAGGATTCGCGCAGAACATCGACCGCGCCAAACGTTTTCAGATGCACCTGCGAACGGGCGCACAGGTCACGTTGCCACTGGAGGTGGACCGACTCGCCCTGCAGCGGATCCAGCCGATCCTCACCGACCCTCGACGGGAAGTCAAGCGCATCGCTGACATCTTGACCAGGGAATTCGTACGTCTTTATCGCAAGCGCAATCTGATCGTGCACGGCGGCCACACCCACAACCCCACACTGCACGCGACTACCGAAACGATGTCCCCGTTGATCGGTGCGGGTATTGATCGCATCGTCCATGCCGGCCTGAAGAACGAGATCAGGCCGATTCAACTGTCGGCCAGCGCCGCGGCCAAGCTGCACTACCTAACGCCCGCAACGAGCACCGCCTCCGGGAATCTGCTCGACATGTTGGAACCTTGAGTCTGAGGCTCGTTCGCAACTTCCCAGCCTCCACCGGTAATCGGCTCGCGAACCGCTACTTTTTGGCAACGATCCGGTCAGCGCGAGCGATGCGGCAGCGGTTTGCGCGTAACGTGATTGGCCCGTTCGGATGGTCCATCCAACCGTCGCGAACGCCGCAATTACTTTGATGCACAGTAACATTGGTGTAGTTCCAAACGGCAGTGTAAGGTCCTCGAAACCGGTTGGGGAGCAACATGTCAGGGGAGCCGTTGCGTATTCTGCAGCACCGCCGACGTTCGCTCCATCGGGGCGAGGGGCGTGGAGCCCATCCAGGGCCGAATGCAGTTCTGACTACCGCTGAATCGCTTCCGATCTCAGACCGCCGTCCACACAGCGAGCCGAGCTCCACGTCTAGGGCGGCCGCACCCGCCACCGGCCCGAAACCCGTTCACGTAGCGATTCGTCCTGGATAGCGATGTGGGTAGCGAGCCGTTCTTGGTACCAGATCCCGAAGGACAGAAGTGACTGACGAGCATGTGCGAAGCATGTGGACCACGGACCCCGGTCTCGGCACCGAGGTGGAAGAACTGTTCCGACGGGCGATCGCGGCCTATCGAGAGAATCCGCATCTAGTCGCCGAGCACGCGAACCATGAGGAGTCGATCCGGATCGGCGGCTACTCGAACCGCACTCTGCTCGAGTTGGTGCAGAACGCCGCCGATGCCATGGCGGGCATCACCGAAGACGGCCCTGAGCAGGGACGCGTCGAGATTGTTCTCGACGCCACTCATGGCACCCTCTACTGCGCCAACGCAGGACGACCGTTCTCGAAACCGGGCCTCACCGCCATCGCACACGCACACATCAGCGGCAAACGCGGAGATGAGATCGGTCGCTTCGGGCTGGGCTTCAAATCCGTTCTGGCAGTGTCACATTCGCCTCAGGTATTCAGTCGATCGGTATCCTTCGAGTTCAATACCCCCGAATCCAAGGCTGCTATCGCCCGAGTCGCCCCCAATGCAACTCGGCAGCCGGTGCTACGAACAGCGACCTTGATCGACCCGAATGCCCACTTCGCCTCCGACCCGATTCTGGCCGAACTCGCCGCCTGGGCAGTGACCATCGTCAAGCTGCCGGGGACGAACCACGTTCCTCGCCTTCGGCAGGAGATCAAGGACTTCTCCTCGGAGTTTCTGCTTTTCGTGAGTTCCGTGCGCGAAGTCAAACTCCGCATTCTTGGGGATGAAGGTTTCGAAACGAGTCATTCGTCCCGAAATCTGGGCGGCGGTGTCTTCAAGATCGAGCGACCAGACGGAAGCGGCGACGAGTGGATCGTCGAGGACCAAATGCACACTTCGTCGCCCGCAGCACGCCGCGAGGTCGGCGAAGCCGTTTCGCGGGAAAAAGTCAAGGTCACCGTTGCAGTGCCCAGGCAGCAACGCCAACGCCGCATCGGTCAGTTCTGGTCGTATTTTCCGTTGTTGGACGAAACGACAGCATCTGCCCTCTTTAATGCGCCTTGGAGCGTGAACGACGATCGCACGACCCTGCTCCGGAATACCTACAATCGCGACATCCTCAAAACTCTTGGCCAGATGTTTGTCGATATCCTGCCGCGACTGAGCAGCCTTGACGACCCCGCCGCACACTTCGACTACCTGCCCGCCCGCGGTAAAGAGGAGCGTTCCTTCGGCGACTCGGTGCTGTCCACACAGATCCCGCGCCTTTCGGCCCAGGTCGCATTGATTCCGGACCCGAGCGGACGCCTCCGGCCCGCGTCCGAACTTCGACCGCTCGACTTCACAATCGATATCGCCGCCAAGCACCATCAGGCGTGGACGTCCGCCCCAAACACCGGAGACGACGTTCCGCATTGGCGGTGCTACACCACAGACCAGCGGAAGACGCGCCTCCGAGATCTTTTCCTTGCCGGATCAGATTCAGCCGCTGCGGAATTCGACCGTCAGGACGCCCTGCGCATCCTGGACAAGATTCCGAAGCGTGGACTTCTCAGCTGGCTTCGCGAGTGGGCTGACGGCGACGTGGAGTCCGCCGCGACGGCCTTCAAGTTCGTGGTCGATAACTTGAACCTTCCCCACATCAAGCAGGCCAAGGTCATCCCAACCGACAAGGGTCTGTGTGCTCTGATCGATCAGAGCATGGTCTTCCTCGAGCAGGAGGAGGACATCGAGATCGAAGGTTCGGCCTTCGTGGATCCTGGATTCCTAGCATCCCCCGGAATCCGAAAGAATCTCGAGCAAAACGGATTTCGCAAGCTCGATCCGCTCGCAATTCTGACTGCTCGCGTCGCCGCCCTGGCCAAGGACTCCGACGACGAATCGCAGGTCAAGTTCTGGGACGCGGTCGACGGCGTCAGGACCCCGGATGCGATCGCTACATTGCGAGCGAATCCACATCACGCGGTCAAAGTACCGACTCGCGATGGCGGCTGGGCGTGGCCCAGGCACGTGGTGGCAATCGATGAGAAGCTGGGCAGCCAGCATACCGGAATCCTGTTGGATCCGAGCCGATGCAATCTCGACATCGCGCTCGAGCTGGGCGTCGTTCAAAAGCCGGTCAAAGACTACGAACTCGCCGATGAACCGCTCGCGTCGGAGTATCAAGAGTGGGCGATCAAGTCCGTCAACTCGAACCTCGGGCCGGGCGAGCGTCCGGTGGTCAACGTTCGGCTCTATCCGAAAGCCAATGCTTCGCCAGGTCCGTTCTCGATGTTACTGATCCTGCGGGATGCGAATGCCACCCCCAGCACACGCATTTCCTGGACGCAGGACATCCTGATGTTCGGGGACGAGGACTGGGGTTGCCACGATGCGGATTCGGGGACGACCTACCCGATCAAATCGCCGGTCCGCTGGGCGGTCGAACGCGCAGGGTTGGTGAACTCCAAGCACGGTGTTCGGGCGCCGCATGAAGTCGTTGCGCCATCCCTGATCAAGTACGGTGCCCTGCTGCCGTTGTTCACGGGCCCTACTGCGGTGGCCGATGTCCTCCATCTCCCCGATGAGCTCGAGCACGTACCTGCCCAGCTACTGCGGACAGCCCTCGGCAGTCCGATGCTGCCACCGACAATCAACGATGCCGTGCTGACCGAGTTCATCCTCATCGCGTGCAACCGGGCTTACCCCAAGTCGTCGGCTCCTAAAGTCCCGGCGCGAGTAGGTCGAGCGCTCGAAGCACGCTCGCCGAAAACGGTATTCGTGGCAGTCACCGACGAACAGTGCACCTTTCTCGACGAACGACAGCGGCCATACCTGAGGGCGACAGCGGAACAGGTAGAGGAGCTCGTCGACCTGGTCGGGTGCAGTCGATTCGAAGACACCTTCGCCTTCTCCATGCTCATCGAGGGAAAGCAGACGAGTGAGCGTGTCCTCGACGTCTTCACCGGTCTGCGTCCGACGACGGTCGCGGATCTCCTGACAAACGCCACGATGACGCGAGCGGAGCGGGTGACCAAACGTGTGACCCTGGATACGGGCACGGAAGACCAATCCCTCGAATGGCACCCTCTCGGGCTGGAACTCGTCATCCAGAACGATGTCGAGGAGGCCCGCGTCCTCGACATCGTCAACGATGCCTTCGATCTTCGCCTCTCCAACTACGAGCTCATGGAAGTCCGACAGCAGGGCATCGACGATAACCTCGATCGCCTCCGCCAGGAGGCGAAAGCCGCGGTCACAGATGCGGACCGCCTCGAAATCTATATAGGCGACGACGACCTCCGCGAGGCACTGCCAAATGGCCTGTGGCAAGCGCTCCAAGCCCAGGGATTGGTGGACACGTCGACATCTGTCGGCGATCTGTATCTCACGGTTTTTGGTTCGGATTCGATCAAGCAGCTCGGTCCGGCGTTCCAGCAGAAGGGATTTCCTGACGTTCCGAGCACTTGGGCAGGTGGAACGCAGACCATCTCCTGGTTGCGAAGAATGGGATTTGGATCCGAATACGCCGGTCAGCGTGGACAGTCCGAAGATGCCGAGTTCGTCGTTCCCGGCGCAGTCATTCTCAGCCCGCTCCACGACTTTCAACGCGACATCAGTGACAAGCTGCAGGAGGTCCTGACCCAGCGCGACGAGAAGGGTCGCGCGGCCAAGGCCATGGTTGAGCTACCGACCGGAGCAGGCAAAACGCGTGTCGCGGCTCAGACCGTCCTCGAGATGTTCATCGACGGCAGACTGAGCGGGCCCGTCCTGTGGATCGCGCAGTCGAAGGAACTGTGCGAGCAGGCCGTTCAGACTTGGAGCATGGTCTGGCGAGGTCTGGGCGACGAACGGCCGCTGACCGTAGGCCGGCTGTGGGACAGCAATGTCATCCATGAACCGGATACTGCCTTCAGCATTATCGTCGCAACGGATGCGATGCTCGACAGCGTCCATTCGCGGCCCGAATACGAGTGGCTGCGCGATGCCAGCGCGGTCATCGTCGACGAAGGTCACCGCGCAGGCGATTCCGAAAGATACACCCGCCTGTTGAGTTGGCTCGGAGTCGCCGGCCACGGCTGGATGCGTCCACTTGTCGGGTTGTCCGCTACGCCGTTCAAAGGCAAGTCCGCCGAAGCCACCCAGCGGCTCGCGGCCCGATTCGGCAATCAAATCCTGCGAGCGTTCGACTCGAATCCTTACAAGGCGCTCGTCGACCTCGGAGTCCTGGCACGGGTCCGACATCAGGTCCTGGACGGTGTCGACGTCGCGCTTACCGCGGCGCAGCTCGCCAAGATACGGAGTTCGAGGCTGATCGATCCGACAGTCCTGGATCAGATCGGCAAGGACCACAAACGGCTGTCGATCGTCGTCGACCACATCATGACTCTGGATCCGGACTGGCCGGTGCTCGTGTTCACCCCGAATGTTCTGTCGGCACAGATACTCGCCGCGACGCTCCGCTATCGAAAGATCGCGGCGGAGTCGGTCAGCGGCCAAACCGGACGCCAGCAACGCCGCGATGTCATCGATAAGTTCCGCCGGGGCGAGATCCGTGTCCTCACCAACTGTGACCTACTTATCCAAGGGTTCGACGCCCCGGGCGTCAGAGCCCTCTACATTGCCCGCCCGACCTTCAGTCCGAACGCCTACATCCAGATGGCGGGCCGGGGGCTGCGTGGGAAGGCGAACGGAGGCAAAGAAGAGTGCCTCATCGTCGACATGGTCGATGACTTCGGAGATATCAACTCTCTCTTGGGATTCCGTGAATACGAACATCTCTGGCGGGAGCAACGCGCATGATCCTCGTTCCTGATCTGACCAATATCCGCCGACAATCGCGTAGCGGCGCGGAACGGCGCGTCGCGCAGATACTCGACCGGATCGACGGCCCTTCGGATGCCGTCGCCTTCTTTTCCCAAACTTTGCGTTCCCATCCCTATAAGCAACAGGCAGAGGCGGACTTCGTCATCCTCTGGAATGGCGTCGTAGTGGTGGTGGAGGTCAAAGGCGGCGGAGTCAGCCATCACGATGGAGTGTGGTATTCCGTGGACAGCCACGGGGATTGGCACAAATTGGAGTCGCCGATGGAGCAGGCTCGCTCGGCGATGTACGCGCTGCGCGACATTCTCCGGCAGGAAGGTGTCGGCTGGTTCGCCCGTGAAGCAGTCGTCGTCACTCCGGACATCGCCGCACCCCCGCCGGCGATCGGATGGAAGCCGACACACTGGCTCGCCAAGGACAACATGACCATCGCGGGGATGACAGAAGCTCTCGACACCATTGTCGAAGGCAGCGAGAGTCCTCCATCCGGCGTGCCGAAGGCACGCACCCGCGATATACGCGATCGACTGTTCGGTGAGTTCACACGTATGCCTGTGATCGACGCACAACGCGGTGCGGTGCTAGAGGAACAGAATCGGGCTACCGAGGCGCAGGCGCGGTTCCTTGCCGCACTCGCACGAAATCCACGCATGATGGTGCTCGGCGGCGCAGGCACCGGAAAGTCGCTGGTACTGGCGGAGGCGGCCAAACAAGAAGCCGGCGAGGGGCGTTCAGTCCTGATCACCTTCCGTTCTCCGGCTCTGGCGGGCTTCTTCGGTCCGCTCGTGGCCGACCACGAGATCGATCTGAAGCCGTTCGACGAAATCGGTGACAAGTCATACGATGTCGTGCTCGTTGATGAAGCGCAGGATCTGATGAACGCCGAGGCGATGGACCGCCTGGACACCGCGATCAAGCACGGACGGGCCGACGGTCGCTGGCGAATGTGCCTGGATCCGAACAACCAAGCCTACGTCGACGGGCACTTCGACAATGACGTCTACGAACTGGTGAGCGCTGAAGCGTTATTCTTCGAACTGGATCGCAATGTTCGCAATACGAAGGCGATCGTGCACGTGGTCCAGGAGTACCTGGGCGCCGATATCGGGGATCCCGGAATTGTCCACGGAGACAAGATCCGATGGCACTGGTCCGGCGCCGCCGACGTCACCGATGCGACTGCGGTCGCCCACCGGCTGATTGCCGATGGGGCACGCAGGTCCGCGATCTGGATCATCAGTGTCACTTCGACCGCCGCTCCGCGAGTCACTGCGGATGGCATAACCGTCACCAGTCCGCGATTCGCCAAGGGCCTGGAAGCCGAGCATGTGATCGTGTGCGATCTACCTGCGGAGTTCGATCGTCTGGGGCTGGCGGCCTTCTACGTAGCGGTGACCCGTGCTCGAGTCGCACTCCACATCGTCGCCTCGGAAGCAGACAAACGGCGTCTGCAGGAGCTGACGCGAAAGGCAGGAACTCGGAAGTGACCCTCACCGATGCTCAACAGTCCGCACTGTGCCATCTTCGCTCCGCCTATGTCGGACCGGAAGGTGAGGCCGACGAAATCCTGTTCAACAGACCTCATCTCGTGTACTCCGTCGGAATGTTGTTCCCGGTGGAGTCGACAGAACCCGAGCCTTCTGACGATGAGCTACCGGCCGCGGTAACCGAAGGGGACGTCGAAGAAGACGGCGCGAGCGTTCCACTGGCCAAGGAGTGGCGTCCATCGTCGATCGCAATCTCGTTCGTCACCGACTCCCCCGCCATAGTCTGCGAGTTCTCCGGAGGAACCTACGCAGCACTCTCGGGTGAAGGTCCGCCCAGATGGCAACGACATCCGTTCGAGTTCAAAGAGCTCGAACTGACCGCAGAACAAAGGCAGCGATCGCTCACGGCCGGGGCAGTACCCGTTCAAATCGGGTCTCGCTGGCGGCCGTACGGCGACGGCGCATACCTCGTCACCGTGCACGCTCGATTGACGACGGATTCGACTGGCGACGACAAGCTCGACATCCCCCAGATGCTGTTCCAGGTGGGCCTTTCAGTTCGTCCCCACGGCGACGCCCAGATCCTCGAGTACGACACCTCGCGTACCTTCGATATCGACCACGAGGCCAGGGAGCTGCGGCTCCGCTACCGAAACCGCAAGGTCTACGCCGTCGGACACGGCATGTCGGCGGATTGGGAATGCGGGCAAGACCGTTGTAGCAAAGTGTTTTTGACGCCGGTGCCGGCGTTCGTGGTTCCCAACGTCGAAACCACCGGCTTCGAGGCGTCCTCGGTGGAGGCTCGGGCCCTTCGTCTCGACGAACTCGCCCGTGTCGCCGACGAACCCGACCGCGTCCTTCCTCTACTCGACGCGTTTGTAGGGGCCTTTTCGCGGTGGGTAACCGATCAGGAAGCCCGGGTCGACGAGTTCGCACACCAAGCAACCGTCGCCCGCACGATAACCGATCGCTCGCGGACTGCCGCTAGCCGAATGGCCGCGGGCGTCGATCTGCTACGCGATCCGGAGCGAGGAGAACTCCGGACCGCGTTCGCCCTCGCCATGACAGCGATGGGCCACCAAATGGAGCAGCTGAAACGCATTCGGGGGGAGGAAGCCGTCCAACCGGCTTGGCGGCCCTTTCAGCTCGGATTCCTATTGGTCTCGCTGGCTTCCACAGTCGATGAGGCACACGAGGACCGGGGGTTGGTCGACCTGATCTGGTTTCCGACCGGCGGTGGAAAGACCGAGGCATATCTCGGTCTCGCAGCGGTCGAGATATTCAGACGTCGACTGCGATATGGAGTGGCGGGCGGTGGCACCGCGGTGATCACCCGATACACCCTGCGCCTGTTGACCGCTCAGCAGTTCCAGCGCGCCGCGGCGCTCATCTGTGCGATGGAGATACTGCGCAAGTCAGATCCGAGAGTGCAAGGCATGGCGCCGTTTTCGATCGGTCTGTGGGTGGGCAACGAGGTCACACCGGTGAACGCGACCGAGGCGAAAGAGGCACTCGATCGTTTGCACAGAGCCGATCGACCGGAGGAAGCGAACAAGTTTCAGGTCGAGAGCTGCCCGTGGTGCCTCAGTCCCCTGGTGCCCAAACAGCGGACATCGGACCGGACCCGCTATGGCATGCGTCTGGTCGGTGCGGATGTCGTCGTGCACTGCACAAACACGGAATGTGAGTTCAACCGCGAATTGCCTTTGGCAGTCGTCGATTCGGTCATATACGACGAACCACCGACGATTCTCCTGGCGACCGTCGATAAGTTCGCACGACTTCAGTTCAATACCAAGGCCGGAAAAATTCTCGGGCTGAACACGAACTTCAAGCAACCGTCGCTGATCATCCAGGATGAGTTGCATCTGCTGTCCGGGCCGCTCGGTACCACAGTGGCGGTGTTCGACGCGGTTATCCAACTGTTGGCGTCCAAGCACGGTTCGCGACCGAAGATCATCGCCTCGACCGCCACTATCCGAGCTTCGCAGGAACAGGTCAGAGGACTGTACGGGCGCGACGTGGCCCTCTATCCGCCTGCTGGACTCGATGAGGACCGAACCTTCTTCTCCCGTCCGGTCAAAAATGGCACCGGCCGCTTGTACCTCGGGATGATGCCGCAATCTGTGCCACAGGCGTCCGCGCTGGTCGCTGCAGCTACGCCGCTGATCGAGTTGCCGGCCGTACTCATCAGAGAGCAGACATCACACCTGCGCGATTCGTTCTGGACTCTCGTGATGTACCACAACAGCCTTCGGGAACTCGGCCGAACCGGCACCCTGGTCGTTGATGACGTGAACGGCCGTCTGGAGACCCGCGCAGAACGTCTGGGGCTCTCGCTGCGCCCGGTGCGGGCCGGGCGCGTACTCGAGTTGACCAGTCGTCGCGGTCCTGAGGAACTGCCGAACGATCTGCGAGAGCTTCGGACCAACGCCGACGAGTCCCCGGAGGCGATCGATGTGGTGCTGTCATCGAACATGCTGTCGGTCGGCATCGACATTCCGCGCCTTGCGCTCATGTTGATGGTTGGGCAGCCGAAGACAACCGCTGAATACATTCAGGCGACCAGTCGCGTTGGCCGCGGCGAAATTCACGGCATCGTCGCGACGCTGTTTCGGTCCAATCGTGCCCGTGACCGATCGCACTTCGAGACCTTCCGCGGCTATCACGAGGCTCTCTACCGAAGTGTCGAGCCCACCAGCGTCACCCCGTGGTCTTTGGCGTCCCGACACCGTTCCCTGGCGGGCGCTCTGGTCGCACTGATACGCCAGTCATTCCAGAAACTCGCGGAGAACACGTCAGCAGATCAGCTCGATCTCGGAGACGACCGCACGTCCGGCGCGATCGAGCGACTCATCGATTTATTCCTGGAGTGCGTCAGCCGATCGGACGGTATCGAGGAGGAGGAGACCAGGGAAGCAGTCTGGCGCCTCCTCCGCGAATGGGATCACCGCGCCGAGAGCGCACGCCAAGCGAAGACCGGCCTGCGCTACGAACGTCAGAAACAGGCGGATCAAGCACTGCTGAAACGATTCGGCCAATCGGGCGATGGGTGGGTAGTCGGCGACTCGATGCGCTCGGTAGAACCCAGTGTCGCCGTTGATGTCAAGGAACCGAACGAGGAGGTTTCTGGTGCAAAGAATTAAGCATGACCTTCGATTGTCCGAGACGATCACCCCCTTCGGCGTCGGCGCCATCGTCGACGTCCGCGGCGAATCACTGATCGCGCCCGACACGTCGTGGTGGCCTAAGAAGCCGGGCTCAGAGATCCATTGCGACCGTTTGCTCGCACGACTCGGCCCCGGTCAGCTGCGCCAGCCGCCCACCCACGCGGGCCGCGCCGCCAACGACACCCCAGGACTCCTCTACTGGCGCTTTCCCATGTGGCGGTTCTGTGAACGGTGCACAAAGCTCTCGAAGTTCACCGGCAAGCACAAGGGCAAGTGGTCGAATACGTGCACCTGTGGCGGGTTCCTCGTTCCGATGCGGTATGTCGCTAGGTGCTCGAAAGGTAGCCATATCCAAGACATTCCATGGTTCGCATGGGCACACCGCGGCCACGACGCGGGCGTGACGGAAGAGGTTCGATTCTGCCGGGCCTACGATGAGCTCCGTTTCGTACGCTCCATGAAACACGGCGAAGGCCTCACTTCATTGCGTGTGAGCTGTAACAAGTGCAAGCGGGCACGGCCGCTGTCCGAGCTTGTCATGAAAAGCTCGCTGCAACGCGACGGAATCCGGTGCGACAGCCGCCAGCCATGGGAAGAGCCGACTGACGTGCAGCAGCCGTGCGAGCACCAGCTGGTTGCGGTTCAGCGAGGTGCTACCAGCAACTACATGGCCGAGCGCATCTCCGCCCTGGATATTCCGGAAGAGCGTCCGCAATCCGAAGCACAGATCGACTTGATTCGAAGCCACGTGTACTTCGAGAAGGTGGTGGCGGACAACGCCGGCCCCCAGGCCGAGATGGTGGCGGGCTGGATCGCCGAGGAAGTCGGCGTTAAACGAGAGGTGGTCCTTGCCCTTGCCGCAGGCGACGGCGGGCCCGCCGAGCCGGTGATTCTCGATCTCAAGGACGGCGAGTGGGCAGCGTTCGTCGA encodes:
- a CDS encoding NERD domain-containing protein; the encoded protein is MILVPDLTNIRRQSRSGAERRVAQILDRIDGPSDAVAFFSQTLRSHPYKQQAEADFVILWNGVVVVVEVKGGGVSHHDGVWYSVDSHGDWHKLESPMEQARSAMYALRDILRQEGVGWFAREAVVVTPDIAAPPPAIGWKPTHWLAKDNMTIAGMTEALDTIVEGSESPPSGVPKARTRDIRDRLFGEFTRMPVIDAQRGAVLEEQNRATEAQARFLAALARNPRMMVLGGAGTGKSLVLAEAAKQEAGEGRSVLITFRSPALAGFFGPLVADHEIDLKPFDEIGDKSYDVVLVDEAQDLMNAEAMDRLDTAIKHGRADGRWRMCLDPNNQAYVDGHFDNDVYELVSAEALFFELDRNVRNTKAIVHVVQEYLGADIGDPGIVHGDKIRWHWSGAADVTDATAVAHRLIADGARRSAIWIISVTSTAAPRVTADGITVTSPRFAKGLEAEHVIVCDLPAEFDRLGLAAFYVAVTRARVALHIVASEADKRRLQELTRKAGTRK
- a CDS encoding helicase-related protein, with the protein product MTLTDAQQSALCHLRSAYVGPEGEADEILFNRPHLVYSVGMLFPVESTEPEPSDDELPAAVTEGDVEEDGASVPLAKEWRPSSIAISFVTDSPAIVCEFSGGTYAALSGEGPPRWQRHPFEFKELELTAEQRQRSLTAGAVPVQIGSRWRPYGDGAYLVTVHARLTTDSTGDDKLDIPQMLFQVGLSVRPHGDAQILEYDTSRTFDIDHEARELRLRYRNRKVYAVGHGMSADWECGQDRCSKVFLTPVPAFVVPNVETTGFEASSVEARALRLDELARVADEPDRVLPLLDAFVGAFSRWVTDQEARVDEFAHQATVARTITDRSRTAASRMAAGVDLLRDPERGELRTAFALAMTAMGHQMEQLKRIRGEEAVQPAWRPFQLGFLLVSLASTVDEAHEDRGLVDLIWFPTGGGKTEAYLGLAAVEIFRRRLRYGVAGGGTAVITRYTLRLLTAQQFQRAAALICAMEILRKSDPRVQGMAPFSIGLWVGNEVTPVNATEAKEALDRLHRADRPEEANKFQVESCPWCLSPLVPKQRTSDRTRYGMRLVGADVVVHCTNTECEFNRELPLAVVDSVIYDEPPTILLATVDKFARLQFNTKAGKILGLNTNFKQPSLIIQDELHLLSGPLGTTVAVFDAVIQLLASKHGSRPKIIASTATIRASQEQVRGLYGRDVALYPPAGLDEDRTFFSRPVKNGTGRLYLGMMPQSVPQASALVAAATPLIELPAVLIREQTSHLRDSFWTLVMYHNSLRELGRTGTLVVDDVNGRLETRAERLGLSLRPVRAGRVLELTSRRGPEELPNDLRELRTNADESPEAIDVVLSSNMLSVGIDIPRLALMLMVGQPKTTAEYIQATSRVGRGEIHGIVATLFRSNRARDRSHFETFRGYHEALYRSVEPTSVTPWSLASRHRSLAGALVALIRQSFQKLAENTSADQLDLGDDRTSGAIERLIDLFLECVSRSDGIEEEETREAVWRLLREWDHRAESARQAKTGLRYERQKQADQALLKRFGQSGDGWVVGDSMRSVEPSVAVDVKEPNEEVSGAKN
- the drmB gene encoding DUF1998 domain-containing protein, whose protein sequence is MQRIKHDLRLSETITPFGVGAIVDVRGESLIAPDTSWWPKKPGSEIHCDRLLARLGPGQLRQPPTHAGRAANDTPGLLYWRFPMWRFCERCTKLSKFTGKHKGKWSNTCTCGGFLVPMRYVARCSKGSHIQDIPWFAWAHRGHDAGVTEEVRFCRAYDELRFVRSMKHGEGLTSLRVSCNKCKRARPLSELVMKSSLQRDGIRCDSRQPWEEPTDVQQPCEHQLVAVQRGATSNYMAERISALDIPEERPQSEAQIDLIRSHVYFEKVVADNAGPQAEMVAGWIAEEVGVKREVVLALAAGDGGPAEPVILDLKDGEWAAFVEKLGKGRDHSDGEFVVDGWALPDQAAGPMSLTRCLSGVGQVRRVREVRALKGFRRHDPDADLIKADLGPDRIRRPTYPAVEMFGEGIFLRFDEGALAQWEREPAVQARAAILGDRRRASKWAHRIDVPEPRFIALHTIAHLLIRRLAFTSGYSSASLQERIYANSDRPDRTAGILIYTAAGDVQGTLGGLVRLGEPERFLPLLISALDDADVCSNDPVCIESDRQGSSSLNMSACHGCALVSETSCETSNRLLDRQLVFGDGREVRGFLQDVLPEVRRSLHAD